In Anaerostipes hadrus ATCC 29173 = JCM 17467, a single genomic region encodes these proteins:
- a CDS encoding helix-turn-helix domain-containing protein, giving the protein MTERKIALSIEEAADYTGIGRNTLRKLVEWKKLPVLKVGRKVLIKTDILEKFMEANEGRDLRDKGNVKAVTRNVAT; this is encoded by the coding sequence ATGACGGAAAGAAAGATTGCATTATCCATCGAGGAAGCAGCCGACTATACAGGAATTGGCAGAAACACTTTGAGAAAGCTGGTTGAATGGAAGAAACTTCCGGTATTAAAGGTCGGAAGAAAAGTCCTTATTAAAACTGACATTCTGGAAAAGTTCATGGAAGCCAACGAGGGACGAGATCTGAGGGATAAAGGGAATGTAAAAGCTGTCACAAGAAATGTGGCAACTTAA
- a CDS encoding helix-turn-helix domain-containing protein, which translates to MKDKELRKLIGSRAKQRRLELNLTQPYVAEKMGVTASTILRYENGSIDNTKKMVLEGLSEALHVSIEWLRGETDEYETDITDKKELQIRDAMGDILKQLPLDLSKKEDAFSKDLLLLMLKQYNLFLESFQFACKNYKGNTNEADIAKVMGFESNDEYNEIMFLREITHTVNAFNDMADIVRLYSKKPEMAEQRLENLLSEVLYEDSDSV; encoded by the coding sequence ATGAAAGATAAAGAACTACGCAAGCTGATAGGCAGCAGGGCAAAACAGCGTCGTCTGGAATTAAATCTGACACAGCCTTATGTTGCAGAGAAGATGGGAGTTACAGCTTCCACAATCCTGCGTTATGAGAATGGTTCGATTGACAATACCAAAAAGATGGTGTTGGAAGGTCTTTCGGAAGCACTTCATGTATCTATTGAATGGCTCAGAGGTGAAACCGATGAATACGAAACCGATATTACGGATAAGAAAGAATTACAGATTCGTGATGCAATGGGCGATATTCTCAAACAGTTACCTCTCGACCTTAGTAAAAAGGAAGATGCTTTTTCAAAAGATTTACTGCTGTTAATGTTAAAGCAATATAACCTGTTTCTGGAATCATTCCAGTTTGCCTGCAAGAATTACAAGGGTAACACGAATGAAGCGGATATTGCAAAGGTAATGGGGTTTGAATCGAATGATGAATATAACGAGATTATGTTTCTCCGGGAGATCACCCATACTGTTAATGCCTTTAATGACATGGCAGATATTGTAAGGCTCTATTCCAAGAAACCAGAAATGGCAGAACAAAGGCTTGAAAATCTTTTATCAGAAGTTTTGTATGAGGATTCCGATTCGGTATAG
- a CDS encoding tyrosine-type recombinase/integrase codes for MAKGSVRKKGKKWYYRFYVEDASGNLVQKEYAGTESKSETEKLLRQAMDDYESKKFIAKSENITVGELLDIWAEEELKTGTLSNGTVQNYLGAITNIKKHPISERKLKNVTSEHLQAFFDLLSFGGTYPDGSERKGYSKDYIRSFSAVLQQSFRFAVSPKQYITFNPMQYIKLKYQTDEVDLFSDDDMDGDIQPIPREDYERLIEFLQDYNPPAILPIQIAYYSGLRIGEACGLAWQDVNLEEQCLTIRRSIRYDGSRHKNIIGPTKRRKVRIVDFGDTLTEILRNARKEQLKNRMQYGELYHKNYYREVKDKNRVYYEFYHLDGTENVPEDYKEISFVCLRPDGSLELPSTLGIVCRKIAQKLDGFEGFHFHQLRHTYTSNLLANGAAPKDVQELLGHSDVSTTMNVYAHSTRKAKRESARLLDKVAGND; via the coding sequence ATGGCAAAAGGATCTGTAAGAAAAAAAGGAAAGAAATGGTACTACCGCTTCTATGTAGAAGATGCAAGCGGCAATCTGGTTCAGAAAGAATACGCTGGAACAGAAAGCAAGAGTGAAACAGAAAAACTGCTCCGTCAGGCAATGGACGATTACGAAAGCAAGAAATTCATTGCAAAGTCGGAAAATATTACAGTTGGAGAATTACTTGATATATGGGCAGAGGAAGAATTAAAGACCGGTACTCTCAGTAATGGGACAGTCCAGAATTACCTCGGTGCTATTACCAATATCAAGAAACATCCAATTTCAGAAAGAAAGCTCAAAAATGTAACATCTGAGCATTTACAAGCCTTCTTCGATCTGCTTTCCTTTGGTGGTACTTATCCCGATGGTTCAGAAAGAAAAGGTTACAGCAAAGATTACATTCGTTCTTTCTCGGCAGTATTACAGCAGTCATTCCGATTTGCAGTATCACCAAAGCAATATATCACTTTCAATCCGATGCAGTATATTAAGTTGAAATACCAGACGGATGAGGTTGACCTGTTTTCTGATGATGACATGGATGGTGATATACAGCCAATTCCACGAGAGGATTATGAAAGACTGATTGAATTTCTACAGGATTACAATCCACCGGCAATTCTTCCAATCCAGATAGCTTATTATTCAGGACTTCGTATCGGTGAAGCCTGTGGTCTGGCATGGCAGGATGTAAATCTTGAAGAACAGTGCCTTACAATCAGACGCAGTATCCGCTATGATGGTTCAAGGCATAAGAATATCATCGGACCGACCAAGAGGAGGAAAGTAAGGATTGTTGATTTTGGAGATACGCTGACTGAGATTCTTCGCAATGCCCGAAAGGAACAGCTTAAAAACCGAATGCAGTACGGAGAACTTTACCACAAAAACTACTACAGAGAAGTAAAGGACAAAAACAGAGTTTACTATGAGTTCTATCATCTGGACGGAACAGAGAACGTTCCAGAGGATTATAAGGAAATATCCTTTGTCTGCTTAAGACCGGATGGAAGTCTGGAACTGCCAAGCACGTTAGGAATTGTTTGCAGGAAGATTGCTCAGAAACTGGATGGATTTGAAGGATTTCATTTTCACCAGCTGCGGCACACCTACACAAGCAACCTTCTGGCAAATGGAGCAGCACCAAAAGATGTACAGGAACTGTTAGGACA